In the genome of Oncorhynchus mykiss isolate Arlee chromosome 18, USDA_OmykA_1.1, whole genome shotgun sequence, one region contains:
- the ago2 gene encoding protein argonaute-2 isoform X6, with translation MYSSGAAGAAEMLEPPHSSGSIGSDPSDPDPPSPPVPEYVFKPPSRPDFGTMGRTIKLQANFFEMEIPKLEVYHYDIDIKPEKCPRRVNREIVEHMVQHFKTQIFGDRKPVYDGRKNLYTAMPLPIGREKVELEVTIPGEGKDRNFKVAIKWVSCVSLQALQEALSGRLPNIPFETIQALDVVMRHLPSMRYTPVGRSFFTPSEGCSNPLGGGREVWFGFHQSVRPSLWKMMLNIDVSATAFYKAQPVIEFMCEVLDFKSIEEQQKPLTDSQRVKFTKEIKGLKVEITHCGQMKRKYRVCNVTRRPASHQTFPLQQENGQTIECTVAQYFKDKYKLILRYPHLPCLQVGQEQKHTYLPLEVCNIVAGQRCIKKLTDNQTSTMIRATARSAPDRQEEISKLMRSANFNNDPYVREFGVMVRDEMTEVNGRVLQAPSILYGGRNKAIATPIQGVWDMRNKQFHTGIEIKVWAIACFAPQRQCTELLLKAFTDQLRKISRDAGMPIQGQPCFCKYAQGADSVEPMFKHLKYTYQGLQLVVVILPGKTPVYAEVKRVGDTVLGMATQCVQVKNVQKTTPQTLSNLCLKINVKLGGVNNILLPQGRPLVFQQPVIFLGADVTHPPAGDGKKPSIAAVVGSMDAHPSRYCATVRVQQHRQDIIQDLATMVRELLIQFYKSTRFKPTRIIYYRDGISEGQFNQVLQHELLAIREACIKLEKDYQPGITFVVVQKRHHTRLFCMDRNERVGKSGNIPAGTTVDTKITHPSEFDFYLCSHAGIQGTSRPSHYHVLWDDNHFTSDELQVLTYQLCHTYVRCTRSVSIPAPAYYAHLVAFRARYHLVDKEHDSAEGSHTSGQSNGRDQQALAKAVQIHQDTLRTMYFA, from the exons ATGTATTCCAGTGGAGCTGCTGGAG CTGCTGAGATGCTTGAACCACCTCACTCCTCGGGGTCAATTGGCTCTG ACCCCTCAGATCCAGATCCCCCGTCTCCCCCAGTGCCAGAGTATGTGTTCAAACCCCCCTCGCGGCCAGACTTTGGCACCATGGGCAGGACAATCAAACTGCAGGCCAACTTCTTTGAGATGGAGATCCCCAAACTGGAGGTCTACCACTACGACATTGACATCAAGCCAGAGAAATGCCCCAGAAGGGTCAACCG GGAAATTGTGGAGCACATGGTACAGCACTTTAAAACGCAGATCTTTGGGGATCGAAAGCCAGTGTATGACGGGAGGAAGAATCTCTACACAGCCATGCCCTTACCTATAGGCAGGGAAAAA GTGGAGCTGGAGGTGACCATCCCAGGCGAGGGGAAAGACCGGAACTTCAAAGTGGCCATAAAGTGGGTGTCCTGCGTCAGTCTGCAAGCTCTTCAAGAAGCCCTGTCGGGACGACTGCCAAACATCCCCTTTGAGACCATCCAGGCCCTGGACGTGGTCATGAGACATTTGCCCTCTATGAG GTACACCCCCGTCGGACGTTCTTTCTTCACCCCTTCAGAGGGATGCTCCAACCCCCTGGGCGGGGGCAGGGAGGTCTGGTTTGGGTTCCACCAATCGGTTAGGCCTTCCCTGTGGAAGATGATGCTAAACATTGACG TGTCAGCCACCGCCTTCTACAAGGCCCAGCCTGTGATTGAGTTCATGTGTGAGGTTTTGGATTTCAAAAGTATCGAAGAACAACAGAAACCCTTAACCGACTCCCAGAGAGTAAAGTTTACCAAGGAAATCAAAG GTCTGAAGGTTGAGATCACTCACTGTGGTCAGATGAAACGGAAGTACAGAGTATGTAATGTTACCAGAAGACCGGCCAGCCACCAGAC GTTTCCACTGCAGCAGGAGAATGGCCAGACCATAGAATGCACAGTAGCGCAGTACTTCAAAGACAAGTACAAACTCATACTGCGCTACCCCCACCTTCCCTGTCTACAGGtcggacaggagcagaaacacaCCTACCTCCCCCTCGAG GTCTGTAACATAGTGGCTGGCCAGCGGTGCATCAAGAAGCTGACCGACAATCAAACATCCACTATGATCCGTGCCACAGCCCGATCGGCACCTGACCGTCAGGAAGAGATCAGCAAACTG ATGAGAAGTGCCAACTTTAACAATGATCCTTACGTGCGTGAGTTTGGGGTGATGGTGAGGGATGAGATGACCGAGGTGAACGGCAGAGTCCTCCAGGCCCCATCCATACTCTATGGAGGGCGG AATAAAGCAATAGCAACTCCCATCCAGGGAGTGTGGGACATGAGGAACAAGCAGTTCCACACTGGCATAGAGATCAAGGTGTGGGCCATCGCCTGCTTCGCCCCACAGAGACAGTGTACTGAACTCCTGCTTAA ggCGTTCACAGACCAGCTGCGTAAGATCTCTCGCGACGCGGGGATGCCCATCCAGGGCCAACCCTGTTTCTGTAAGTACGCTCAGGGGGCGGACAGCGTGGAGCCCATGTTCAAACACCTGAAGTACACCTACCAGGGCCTGCAGCTGGTGGTGGTCATCCTGCCTGGAAAGACACCCGTCTATG CTGAGGTGAAGCGTGTTGGTGACACGGTGCTGGGCATGGCCACCCAGTGTGTCCAGGTCAAGAATGTTCAGAAAACCACTCCCCAGACCCTCTCTAACCTCTGCCTGAAGATCAACGTCAAGCTGGGCGGGGTCAACAACATCCTCCTCCCACAGGGCAG GCCCCTGGTGTTCCAGCAGCCAGTCATCTTCCTGGGTGCTGATGTCACTCACCCTCCTGCTGGAGATGGGAAGAAACCCTCCATCGCTGCA GTGGTGGGGAGCATGGACGCCCACCCCAGCCGCTACTGTGCCACGGTGCGGGTGCAGCAGCATCGCCAGGACATCATCCAGGACCTGGCCACAATGGTCAGAGAGCTGCTCATCCAGTTCTATAAGTCCACCCGCTTCAAGCCCACCCGGATCATCTACTACCGCGACGGCATATCTGAGGGCCAGTTCAACCAG GTGCTCCAACATGAGTTACTGGCAATCCGTGAGGCCTGCATCAAACTGGAGAAGGACTACCAGCCCGGTATCACCTTCGTGGTGGTGCAGAAGAGACACCACACTCGACTGTTCTGCATGGACAGAAACGAGAGG GTTGGTAAGAGTGGCAACATCCCTGCAGGCACCACAGTGGACACCAAAATCACTCACCCATCGGAGTTTGACTTCTACCTGTGTAGCCACGCTGGCATTCAG GGGACCAGCCGACCGTCCCATTACCACGTGCTGTGGGACGACAACCATTTCACCTCGGACGAGCTGCAGGTGCTAACCTACCAGCTGTGCCACACCTATGTGCGCTGCACCCGCTCCGTGTCCATCCCAGCACCAGCCTACTACGCCCACCTGGTGGCATTCCGTGCCCGTTACCACCTGGTGGATAAGGAGCATGACAG TGCGGAGGGCAGTCACACGTCGGGACAGAGCAATGGGCGTGACCAGCAGGCTTTGGCCAAGGCAGTTCAGATCCACCAGGACACACTGCGCACTATGTACTTCGCCTGA
- the ago2 gene encoding protein argonaute-2 isoform X5 — translation MYSSGAAGAAEMLEPPHSSGSIGSDPSDPDPPSPPVPEYVFKPPSRPDFGTMGRTIKLQANFFEMEIPKLEVYHYDIDIKPEKCPRRVNREIVEHMVQHFKTQIFGDRKPVYDGRKNLYTAMPLPIGREKVELEVTIPGEGKDRNFKVAIKWVSCVSLQALQEALSGRLPNIPFETIQALDVVMRHLPSMRYTPVGRSFFTPSEGCSNPLGGGREVWFGFHQSVRPSLWKMMLNIDVSATAFYKAQPVIEFMCEVLDFKSIEEQQKPLTDSQRVKFTKEIKGLKVEITHCGQMKRKYRVCNVTRRPASHQTFPLQQENGQTIECTVAQYFKDKYKLILRYPHLPCLQVGQEQKHTYLPLEVCNIVAGQRCIKKLTDNQTSTMIRATARSAPDRQEEISKLMRSANFNNDPYVREFGVMVRDEMTEVNGRVLQAPSILYGGRQNKAIATPIQGVWDMRNKQFHTGIEIKVWAIACFAPQRQCTELLLKAFTDQLRKISRDAGMPIQGQPCFCKYAQGADSVEPMFKHLKYTYQGLQLVVVILPGKTPVYAEVKRVGDTVLGMATQCVQVKNVQKTTPQTLSNLCLKINVKLGGVNNILLPQGRPLVFQQPVIFLGADVTHPPAGDGKKPSIAAVVGSMDAHPSRYCATVRVQQHRQDIIQDLATMVRELLIQFYKSTRFKPTRIIYYRDGISEGQFNQVRLEVLQHELLAIREACIKLEKDYQPGITFVVVQKRHHTRLFCMDRNERVGKSGNIPAGTTVDTKITHPSEFDFYLCSHAGIQGTSRPSHYHVLWDDNHFTSDELQVLTYQLCHTYVRCTRSVSIPAPAYYAHLVAFRARYHLVDKEHDSAEGSHTSGQSNGRDQQALAKAVQIHQDTLRTMYFA, via the exons ATGTATTCCAGTGGAGCTGCTGGAG CTGCTGAGATGCTTGAACCACCTCACTCCTCGGGGTCAATTGGCTCTG ACCCCTCAGATCCAGATCCCCCGTCTCCCCCAGTGCCAGAGTATGTGTTCAAACCCCCCTCGCGGCCAGACTTTGGCACCATGGGCAGGACAATCAAACTGCAGGCCAACTTCTTTGAGATGGAGATCCCCAAACTGGAGGTCTACCACTACGACATTGACATCAAGCCAGAGAAATGCCCCAGAAGGGTCAACCG GGAAATTGTGGAGCACATGGTACAGCACTTTAAAACGCAGATCTTTGGGGATCGAAAGCCAGTGTATGACGGGAGGAAGAATCTCTACACAGCCATGCCCTTACCTATAGGCAGGGAAAAA GTGGAGCTGGAGGTGACCATCCCAGGCGAGGGGAAAGACCGGAACTTCAAAGTGGCCATAAAGTGGGTGTCCTGCGTCAGTCTGCAAGCTCTTCAAGAAGCCCTGTCGGGACGACTGCCAAACATCCCCTTTGAGACCATCCAGGCCCTGGACGTGGTCATGAGACATTTGCCCTCTATGAG GTACACCCCCGTCGGACGTTCTTTCTTCACCCCTTCAGAGGGATGCTCCAACCCCCTGGGCGGGGGCAGGGAGGTCTGGTTTGGGTTCCACCAATCGGTTAGGCCTTCCCTGTGGAAGATGATGCTAAACATTGACG TGTCAGCCACCGCCTTCTACAAGGCCCAGCCTGTGATTGAGTTCATGTGTGAGGTTTTGGATTTCAAAAGTATCGAAGAACAACAGAAACCCTTAACCGACTCCCAGAGAGTAAAGTTTACCAAGGAAATCAAAG GTCTGAAGGTTGAGATCACTCACTGTGGTCAGATGAAACGGAAGTACAGAGTATGTAATGTTACCAGAAGACCGGCCAGCCACCAGAC GTTTCCACTGCAGCAGGAGAATGGCCAGACCATAGAATGCACAGTAGCGCAGTACTTCAAAGACAAGTACAAACTCATACTGCGCTACCCCCACCTTCCCTGTCTACAGGtcggacaggagcagaaacacaCCTACCTCCCCCTCGAG GTCTGTAACATAGTGGCTGGCCAGCGGTGCATCAAGAAGCTGACCGACAATCAAACATCCACTATGATCCGTGCCACAGCCCGATCGGCACCTGACCGTCAGGAAGAGATCAGCAAACTG ATGAGAAGTGCCAACTTTAACAATGATCCTTACGTGCGTGAGTTTGGGGTGATGGTGAGGGATGAGATGACCGAGGTGAACGGCAGAGTCCTCCAGGCCCCATCCATACTCTATGGAGGGCGG CAGAATAAAGCAATAGCAACTCCCATCCAGGGAGTGTGGGACATGAGGAACAAGCAGTTCCACACTGGCATAGAGATCAAGGTGTGGGCCATCGCCTGCTTCGCCCCACAGAGACAGTGTACTGAACTCCTGCTTAA ggCGTTCACAGACCAGCTGCGTAAGATCTCTCGCGACGCGGGGATGCCCATCCAGGGCCAACCCTGTTTCTGTAAGTACGCTCAGGGGGCGGACAGCGTGGAGCCCATGTTCAAACACCTGAAGTACACCTACCAGGGCCTGCAGCTGGTGGTGGTCATCCTGCCTGGAAAGACACCCGTCTATG CTGAGGTGAAGCGTGTTGGTGACACGGTGCTGGGCATGGCCACCCAGTGTGTCCAGGTCAAGAATGTTCAGAAAACCACTCCCCAGACCCTCTCTAACCTCTGCCTGAAGATCAACGTCAAGCTGGGCGGGGTCAACAACATCCTCCTCCCACAGGGCAG GCCCCTGGTGTTCCAGCAGCCAGTCATCTTCCTGGGTGCTGATGTCACTCACCCTCCTGCTGGAGATGGGAAGAAACCCTCCATCGCTGCA GTGGTGGGGAGCATGGACGCCCACCCCAGCCGCTACTGTGCCACGGTGCGGGTGCAGCAGCATCGCCAGGACATCATCCAGGACCTGGCCACAATGGTCAGAGAGCTGCTCATCCAGTTCTATAAGTCCACCCGCTTCAAGCCCACCCGGATCATCTACTACCGCGACGGCATATCTGAGGGCCAGTTCAACCAGGTTAGACTTGAG GTGCTCCAACATGAGTTACTGGCAATCCGTGAGGCCTGCATCAAACTGGAGAAGGACTACCAGCCCGGTATCACCTTCGTGGTGGTGCAGAAGAGACACCACACTCGACTGTTCTGCATGGACAGAAACGAGAGG GTTGGTAAGAGTGGCAACATCCCTGCAGGCACCACAGTGGACACCAAAATCACTCACCCATCGGAGTTTGACTTCTACCTGTGTAGCCACGCTGGCATTCAG GGGACCAGCCGACCGTCCCATTACCACGTGCTGTGGGACGACAACCATTTCACCTCGGACGAGCTGCAGGTGCTAACCTACCAGCTGTGCCACACCTATGTGCGCTGCACCCGCTCCGTGTCCATCCCAGCACCAGCCTACTACGCCCACCTGGTGGCATTCCGTGCCCGTTACCACCTGGTGGATAAGGAGCATGACAG TGCGGAGGGCAGTCACACGTCGGGACAGAGCAATGGGCGTGACCAGCAGGCTTTGGCCAAGGCAGTTCAGATCCACCAGGACACACTGCGCACTATGTACTTCGCCTGA
- the ago2 gene encoding protein argonaute-2 isoform X7: protein MYSSGAAGAAEMLEPPHSSGSIGSDPSDPDPPSPPVPEYVFKPPSRPDFGTMGRTIKLQANFFEMEIPKLEVYHYDIDIKPEKCPRRVNREIVEHMVQHFKTQIFGDRKPVYDGRKNLYTAMPLPIGREKVELEVTIPGEGKDRNFKVAIKWVSCVSLQALQEALSGRLPNIPFETIQALDVVMRHLPSMRYTPVGRSFFTPSEGCSNPLGGGREVWFGFHQSVRPSLWKMMLNIDVSATAFYKAQPVIEFMCEVLDFKSIEEQQKPLTDSQRVKFTKEIKGNHSLPGLKVEITHCGQMKRKYRVCNVTRRPASHQTFPLQQENGQTIECTVAQYFKDKYKLILRYPHLPCLQVGQEQKHTYLPLEVCNIVAGQRCIKKLTDNQTSTMIRATARSAPDRQEEISKLMRSANFNNDPYVREFGVMVRDEMTEVNGRVLQAPSILYGGRNKAIATPIQGVWDMRNKQFHTGIEIKVWAIACFAPQRQCTELLLKAFTDQLRKISRDAGMPIQGQPCFCKYAQGADSVEPMFKHLKYTYQGLQLVVVILPGKTPVYAEVKRVGDTVLGMATQCVQVKNVQKTTPQTLSNLCLKINVKLGGVNNILLPQGRPLVFQQPVIFLGADVTHPPAGDGKKPSIAAVVGSMDAHPSRYCATVRVQQHRQDIIQDLATMVRELLIQFYKSTRFKPTRIIYYRDGISEGQFNQVLQHELLAIREACIKLEKDYQPGITFVVVQKRHHTRLFCMDRNERVGKSGNIPAGTTVDTKITHPSEFDFYLCSHAGIQGTSRPSHYHVLWDDNHFTSDELQVLTYQLCHTYVRCTRSVSIPAPAYYAHLVAFRARYHLVDKEHDR, encoded by the exons ATGTATTCCAGTGGAGCTGCTGGAG CTGCTGAGATGCTTGAACCACCTCACTCCTCGGGGTCAATTGGCTCTG ACCCCTCAGATCCAGATCCCCCGTCTCCCCCAGTGCCAGAGTATGTGTTCAAACCCCCCTCGCGGCCAGACTTTGGCACCATGGGCAGGACAATCAAACTGCAGGCCAACTTCTTTGAGATGGAGATCCCCAAACTGGAGGTCTACCACTACGACATTGACATCAAGCCAGAGAAATGCCCCAGAAGGGTCAACCG GGAAATTGTGGAGCACATGGTACAGCACTTTAAAACGCAGATCTTTGGGGATCGAAAGCCAGTGTATGACGGGAGGAAGAATCTCTACACAGCCATGCCCTTACCTATAGGCAGGGAAAAA GTGGAGCTGGAGGTGACCATCCCAGGCGAGGGGAAAGACCGGAACTTCAAAGTGGCCATAAAGTGGGTGTCCTGCGTCAGTCTGCAAGCTCTTCAAGAAGCCCTGTCGGGACGACTGCCAAACATCCCCTTTGAGACCATCCAGGCCCTGGACGTGGTCATGAGACATTTGCCCTCTATGAG GTACACCCCCGTCGGACGTTCTTTCTTCACCCCTTCAGAGGGATGCTCCAACCCCCTGGGCGGGGGCAGGGAGGTCTGGTTTGGGTTCCACCAATCGGTTAGGCCTTCCCTGTGGAAGATGATGCTAAACATTGACG TGTCAGCCACCGCCTTCTACAAGGCCCAGCCTGTGATTGAGTTCATGTGTGAGGTTTTGGATTTCAAAAGTATCGAAGAACAACAGAAACCCTTAACCGACTCCCAGAGAGTAAAGTTTACCAAGGAAATCAAAGGTAATCATTCATTACCAG GTCTGAAGGTTGAGATCACTCACTGTGGTCAGATGAAACGGAAGTACAGAGTATGTAATGTTACCAGAAGACCGGCCAGCCACCAGAC GTTTCCACTGCAGCAGGAGAATGGCCAGACCATAGAATGCACAGTAGCGCAGTACTTCAAAGACAAGTACAAACTCATACTGCGCTACCCCCACCTTCCCTGTCTACAGGtcggacaggagcagaaacacaCCTACCTCCCCCTCGAG GTCTGTAACATAGTGGCTGGCCAGCGGTGCATCAAGAAGCTGACCGACAATCAAACATCCACTATGATCCGTGCCACAGCCCGATCGGCACCTGACCGTCAGGAAGAGATCAGCAAACTG ATGAGAAGTGCCAACTTTAACAATGATCCTTACGTGCGTGAGTTTGGGGTGATGGTGAGGGATGAGATGACCGAGGTGAACGGCAGAGTCCTCCAGGCCCCATCCATACTCTATGGAGGGCGG AATAAAGCAATAGCAACTCCCATCCAGGGAGTGTGGGACATGAGGAACAAGCAGTTCCACACTGGCATAGAGATCAAGGTGTGGGCCATCGCCTGCTTCGCCCCACAGAGACAGTGTACTGAACTCCTGCTTAA ggCGTTCACAGACCAGCTGCGTAAGATCTCTCGCGACGCGGGGATGCCCATCCAGGGCCAACCCTGTTTCTGTAAGTACGCTCAGGGGGCGGACAGCGTGGAGCCCATGTTCAAACACCTGAAGTACACCTACCAGGGCCTGCAGCTGGTGGTGGTCATCCTGCCTGGAAAGACACCCGTCTATG CTGAGGTGAAGCGTGTTGGTGACACGGTGCTGGGCATGGCCACCCAGTGTGTCCAGGTCAAGAATGTTCAGAAAACCACTCCCCAGACCCTCTCTAACCTCTGCCTGAAGATCAACGTCAAGCTGGGCGGGGTCAACAACATCCTCCTCCCACAGGGCAG GCCCCTGGTGTTCCAGCAGCCAGTCATCTTCCTGGGTGCTGATGTCACTCACCCTCCTGCTGGAGATGGGAAGAAACCCTCCATCGCTGCA GTGGTGGGGAGCATGGACGCCCACCCCAGCCGCTACTGTGCCACGGTGCGGGTGCAGCAGCATCGCCAGGACATCATCCAGGACCTGGCCACAATGGTCAGAGAGCTGCTCATCCAGTTCTATAAGTCCACCCGCTTCAAGCCCACCCGGATCATCTACTACCGCGACGGCATATCTGAGGGCCAGTTCAACCAG GTGCTCCAACATGAGTTACTGGCAATCCGTGAGGCCTGCATCAAACTGGAGAAGGACTACCAGCCCGGTATCACCTTCGTGGTGGTGCAGAAGAGACACCACACTCGACTGTTCTGCATGGACAGAAACGAGAGG GTTGGTAAGAGTGGCAACATCCCTGCAGGCACCACAGTGGACACCAAAATCACTCACCCATCGGAGTTTGACTTCTACCTGTGTAGCCACGCTGGCATTCAG GGGACCAGCCGACCGTCCCATTACCACGTGCTGTGGGACGACAACCATTTCACCTCGGACGAGCTGCAGGTGCTAACCTACCAGCTGTGCCACACCTATGTGCGCTGCACCCGCTCCGTGTCCATCCCAGCACCAGCCTACTACGCCCACCTGGTGGCATTCCGTGCCCGTTACCACCTGGTGGATAAGGAGCATGACAGGTAA